Part of the Candidatus Macondimonas diazotrophica genome is shown below.
CAAGGCGCCTACATCGCCCTGGTTCTGCTCCGACGCCGTCAGGCCCAGTTCCAGACTGTCCTTAACCGGCAGCAGATCGTTGACAAACCGCTCCAAGGCAAATTTGTGGGCGTTTTCCAGTTCGCGCACCATGCGGCGTTGCTGGTTTTCCAGATCTGCGCGGGCACGCAGGTACAGATCCCAGTTTTCGCTGGCCTTGCGCTCAGCCTGCGCGAGCCGCTCCCCGAGATCGTCGCCGGTCGCCGCGTCGTTCGGCACGTCGCCGTCCTGCGAGACCGCGTCGTCGTTCATATCGGATGGGTTCATAGGCCGCTCCATTACCGGATTCGATGAAACAAAAAAATCCGCCCGCCGAACTGCTACAGTCCGGGAAGCGGAGTCATGATGGGGATCAGCTGCCCAAATTCAAGGCCGTGCCGAGCAGCCGAGCCGTAATATCGACGATCGGGATCACCCGCTGGTAAGCCATGCGCGTCGGGCCAATCACGGCCAGTACGCCGACCACCTGACCATTGACCTGATAGGGTGCGCTCACCACGCTGCAATTGTCGAGCACGTGATAGCCGGACTCCTCGCCGATGAAAATCTGCGCGCTCTGTGCTTCCAGCGCCTGATCCAGCAAATGCAGCATCTCGCGCTTGGTGGTGAAGGCATCGAACAAGGCGCGCAGCTTCTCGATGTCGGAAAGCTCCTTGAAATCCATGAGGTTCGACTGCCCGGCAATGACGTAATCCGCCTCTTCGGGCGTGTCCAACACCGCACTGGCCAGCTCCACGGCCGTGCGCATGAGCGTATCCATGTCCGCACGTGTGCGTCGCATCTCCTCGACCAGGGACTCGCGAACCTGCTGCACACCCTTGCCGGTGAACAGGCTGTTGAGATAGTTCGAGGCCTGTTGCAATTCGGCCGCGCTGAAGGATCGCTCCACCTGGAGGATGCGGTTCTGCACCTCTTGCCCTTCGAACACCAGCACGGCGAGCACCCGCTGATCGGACAGTGGCAGAAATTCGATGTGACGCAAGCCCAGCTGTTCGCGGCGCGGCAGTGTCACCACACCGGCCATGTGCGTGATGCCGGAGAGCAGACGGGAGGCCGTATCGAGCACCTGCTGGCGCGTCACCGACTCACCGCCGGACAGCTCACGCTCCAGCAGCTGCAACTGGGCGAGCTCGAGCGGCTGAACCGTCAGCAGACTGTCGACAAACACGCGATATCCGCGCACGGTCGGGACGCGACCCGCGGAGGTATGCGGCGACTGCAAAAAGCCCTGC
Proteins encoded:
- the grpE gene encoding nucleotide exchange factor GrpE, which produces MNPSDMNDDAVSQDGDVPNDAATGDDLGERLAQAERKASENWDLYLRARADLENQQRRMVRELENAHKFALERFVNDLLPVKDSLELGLTASEQNQGDVGALREGMTLTLKMLGAALEKAGVREIAPQGEPFDPQWHAAVSMQESTEASENTVLQVMQKGYALNDRLVRPAMVVVARAPAG
- the hrcA gene encoding heat-inducible transcriptional repressor HrcA, which gives rise to MSTTTPHALSERAQVVLKTLIDRFIRDGEPVGSRTVARESGLDLSPASIRNALLDLEEQGFLQSPHTSAGRVPTVRGYRVFVDSLLTVQPLELAQLQLLERELSGGESVTRQQVLDTASRLLSGITHMAGVVTLPRREQLGLRHIEFLPLSDQRVLAVLVFEGQEVQNRILQVERSFSAAELQQASNYLNSLFTGKGVQQVRESLVEEMRRTRADMDTLMRTAVELASAVLDTPEEADYVIAGQSNLMDFKELSDIEKLRALFDAFTTKREMLHLLDQALEAQSAQIFIGEESGYHVLDNCSVVSAPYQVNGQVVGVLAVIGPTRMAYQRVIPIVDITARLLGTALNLGS